The following proteins are encoded in a genomic region of Corticium candelabrum chromosome 19, ooCorCand1.1, whole genome shotgun sequence:
- the LOC134194826 gene encoding zinc finger MYM-type protein 1-like has protein sequence MARQTSASGFDNDDIVIATHPHQPSAATFRFPKRSYGTKLRSFQPSWFEKWPFLHYDETNDAVYCHTCLSAHFMKKVNIPTADDSFIRRGFTNWKNATVSFKNHEKSACHRAATEIIITLPSTTKDIGNLLSKEHATSKRRNRAAFYHILSSIRYLARQGLAIRGHGDDSDGNFIQLLRMKAKDDDNLSSWMTRKDNSYTSPDIQNEIVDLMSSHVLRVIAIDLRKSPFLSIMIDETRDCANTEQVTVVVRMVTYEFDVHEQFLGMYGVPSVDAQTLTTAIKDVFERFNFSFNKLRGQCYDGASAMSGAKSGVARRILEIEPRALFTHCYGHSLNLAACDTMKQIKLLKDALGVSFEITKLLKYSPRREGIFLRLKENLPGSTATGIRVLCPTRWTVRADSLASILENFQALQETWQESIEVAHDTETKARIGGVEAQMNTFDYLFGTMLGHMVLRHTDNLSRALQDKGLSAAEGQQVARMSLETLKSLRTDQSYELFWLNVNKKAEELEIGKPMLPRWRKRPRRFEEGEDGYHHETVRSYYLQYYNETLDVVINCIQERFDQPGYGMYSSLESLLITAALQYKHADDDTEALARYKFEMEEQLERVCAFYGDDFDKEELRGQLVTFSLHIQKNTEKLEKVTIFDLRRYFSSLSSGQRSLLSQVCRLMQLVLVMPATNATSERSFSALRRVKNYLRTTMSQKRFNNLMVLHVHKDYVDSDLDLDVIHDQFVAKSENRLRLFGKANEVQ, from the exons ATGGCAAGGCAGACGTCCGCGTCCGGCTTTGATAACGACGACATTGTCATTGCAACACATCCGCATCAGCCGTCTGCAGCAACGTTCAGGTTTCCAAAGCGATCGTACGGAACGAAACTGAGAAGCTTCCAACCTTCTTGGTTTGAGAAATGGCCATTTCTCCACTACGATGAAACGAATGACGCCGTCTATTGTCACACCTGCTTGTCAGCCCATTTCATGAAGAAGGTCAACATTCCAACGGCTGACGACTCATTT ATTAGGAGAGGATTTACAAATTGGAAAAATGCTACAGTATCTTTCAAGAATCATGAGAAATCAGCTTGTCATCGGGCTGCCACCGAAATTATAATTACCCTTCCTAGTACGACTAAGGATATTGGTAATCTGCTTTCTAAGGAGCATGCTACCTCTAAGAGGAGAAATAGAGCTGCCTTCTATCATATTTTGTCTTCAATACGATATTTGGCTAGACAAGGATTAGCAATACGAGGCCATGGAGACGACAGTGATGGAAACTTTATCCAGTTGCTTAGAATGAAAGCAAAAGACGATGACAATTTGTCTTCATGGATGACAAGGAAAGACAATTCTTATACGAGCCCTGACATTCAAAATGAAATAGTAGACTTGATGTCGTCACATGTGTTGAGGGTTATTGCAATTGATCTTCGCAAATCTCCATTTCTCAGTATAATGATTGACGAAACAAGAGATTGTGCCAACACAGAACAAGTTACTGTAGTTGTGAGAATGGTTACCTATGAGTTTGATGTTCATGAGCAATTCCTGGGAATGTATGGTGTACCATCCGTAGATGCTCAGACTTTGACAACTGCGATAAAGGATGTTTTTGAGAGATTTAATTTCAGTTTTAATAAATTACGCGGGCAATGCTACGATGGAGCCAGTGCGATGAGTGGAGCAAAAAGTGGGGTAGCCAGGAGAATACTTGAAATTGAGCCAAGGGCACTGTTTACACACTGCTATGGGCATTCATTGAACTTAGCTGCCTGCGATACAATGAAGCAGATTAAACTCCTGAAAGATGCATTAGGTGTATCTTTCGAAATAACAAAGTTGTTGAAGTATTCACCTCGTCGTGAGGGGATTTTTCTAAGATTGAAAGAAAACTTGCCAGGAAGTACAGCCACCGGAATTAGAGTCCTTTGTCCTACGAGATGGACAGTTAGAGCTGACTCACTTGCAAGCATTTTGGAGAACTTTCAAGCCTTGCAAGAAACCTGGCAGGAATCAATTGAAGTTGCACATGACACTGAAACCAAAGCAAGAATTGGTGGAGTGGAAGCGCAAATGAACACATTTGATTATCTATTTGGCACCATGCTAGGTCACATGGTTTTGAGACATACCGACAATCTCAGCAGAGCATTGCAGGATAAAGGTTTGTCTGCTGCAGAAGGACAGCAAGTTGCTAGAATGAGTCTAGAGACATTGAAGTCTTTGCGTACAGATCAGTCGTATGAGTTGTTTTGGCTGAATGTCAACAAGAAGGCGGAGGAATTGGAAATTGGAAAACCCATGTTGCCTCGTTGGAGAAAGAGGCCTAGAAGATTTGAGGAAGGCGAAGATGGGTACCATCATGAAACAGTCCGTTCTTACTACTTGCAATACTACAATGAGACTCTCGATGTCGTAATCAACTGCATCCAGGAACGATTCGATCAACCTGGCTATGGAATGTATAGCTCTTTAGAGTCGCTCTTAATCACTGCTGCATTGCAGTACAAACACGCAGATGATGATACTGAAGCACTTGCGAGGTACAAGTTTGAAATGGAGGAACAACTGGAGCGAGTATGTGCCTTCTACGGCGATGATTTTGACAAGGAAGAGTTGAGAGGGCAGCTGGTAACATTTAGTCTGCATATCCAGAAGAACACAGAGAAACTGGAGAAGGTTACAATATTTGATTTAAGGCGCTACTTTTCTAGCTTGTCATCTGGTCAGAGGTCCTTATTGAGTCAAGTATGCCGTCTCATGCAGCTGGTTTTGGTTATGCCAGCTACCAACGCCACCTCGGAGAGATCCTTCAGTGCACTGAGACGTGTTAAGAACTACCTAAGAACTACCATGTCTCAGAAAAGATTCAATAATCTAATGGTGCTTCATGTGCATAAAGACTATGTCGATAGTGATTTGGATCTGGATGTCATTCATGACCAGTTTGTAGCAAAGTCAGAAAA
- the LOC134195082 gene encoding PHD finger protein 14-like, with the protein MSDEDRRCVEAALPNLMSRPQGKRRVKPIPAHLLQLTFGMESDPDDDDTEYTCVGDVMDNSVSSPESNSQDELVIIDTSSPITPVPMKLDRKNPNALKVDRGKEPSALKANKKDPNVLKVDSRDPTVLKVERKDPTVLKVDRKDSTVLKADRKEPTLVKLDRKDPMVLKVGRRAPTAVKLDRKEPTVLKASRNKPTVLKVGRKEPTVVKGNRKEPTVLTVDRKQPTAEQKVPTVLKVNKKEPMVLMTTGRKAATVLEVRRENQTESNFYRKQPSVLDIEREEQTISKLFTKPTVSKLDEKQSAVLRLSRQESPLLNKDRNPHVVKLDTKEASPMKVDKKEQTVTKVNTNPIVQLSKVILNTDNAKSGGNKNKNSDKNKYSEDDDDDDVDDTTSDSSGSSSPNIRDLINEIDEDDDSSDGSFKPAEDEVDDVKLSAMSQLLGSESSDESFCGGDEENSDDESEEEQDPSGLNEVEEIQCVQEGENKEEGMANAVNESFEEEDSDDSDGGGDAMTIGQLIQCLKEKPRDEDGEQNEDKLYCSVCLCDDSNEDDGEIMQCDNCGVTIHEACCGQASNDADSESGKSNDSEFSTEPWFCDACRANCTPSCALCPTSSGDFKETYDGRWVHTVCALYTQDVEFGSVEKLSPIILSKIPEARWDSRLCDLCNKSVGVVIRCDAGMCKSHFHVTCAQKFGLLTEAPAHEMVADPFYANCRQHCNKDSASQKKKTYKKAMQSTAKFLEKREVEGQTQRVLSRLEQARRDYKPPTHSRTLAHLSATSMYYLKPTHVKKEDEFKEVKPSFTVEFVEYFNEREDYIKKSEDECDELQRIKDSLRREEKGLEEVIQKLEYRLDEIKEEGQQLWKAGMNLHEILNTLAKEDRPVPSVLARGAVIDIPVESEPPKERRSRPSRPHKEAKHPVEPAQDCHSCCVCKSSNDQELLIECDQCHSWYHLNCLDPPLKKMPPKSSRYAWHCHKCDKESDFFLQPNRVQDSSQTSSKHGRAIRLPEKFIPTDELPKKTPPQPGIKRKRVANGKSAGRKKGSGNQPPAKKDKKERDVRTECSKCSRPGDNYTLVRCDTCRKCYHFQCLDPPRKSSPRTSGYCWYCVDCIPMSCSEDESWEVLDRAEKMFRKLTEREGSLSDVGGDDDE; encoded by the exons ATGTCGGACGAAGACAGGCGATGTGTGGAAGCAGCGCTTCCTAATTTGA TGTCTCGTCCGCAAGGAAAACGACGCGTGAAGCCTATTCCAGCTCATCTACTTCAGTTGACGTTTGGCATGGAGTCAGATCCGGACGATGACGACACAGAGTACACCTGTGTTGGGG ATGTTATGGATAATTCAGTGTCATCACCAGAATCAAATAGTCAAGATGAGCTAGTCATTATAGACACTTCGTCCCCCATTACACCTGTTCCAATGAAATTGGATAGAAAAAACCCAAATGCATTGAAAGTAGATCGAGGAAAAGAGCCAAGTGCGttgaaagcaaacaagaaaGATCCAAATGTATTGAAAGTAGACAGTAGAGATCCAACAGTATTGAAGGTGGAAAGAAAAGATCCAACAGTATTGAAAGTAGACAGAAAAGATTCAACGGTATTGAAAGCAGACAGAAAGGAACCAACTCTAGTGAAATTAGACAGAAAAGATCCAATGGTATTGAAAGTAGGTAGAAGAGCACCAACTGCAGTGAAATTAGACAGAAAAGAGCCAACTGTACTGAAAGCAAGCAGGAATAAGCCAACTGTATTGAAGGTGGGTAGAAAAGAACCAACTGTAGTGAAAGGAAATAGAAAAGAACCAACTGTATTGACAGTGGATAGAAAACAGCCAACTGCAGAGCAAAAAGTGCCAACTGTATTGAAAGTGAATAAAAAAGAACCAATGGTATTAATGACAACAGGCAGAAAAGCGGCAACTGTATTAGAAGTACGTAGGGAAAATCAAACCGAATCAAACTTTTATAGGAAACAGCCAAGTGTATTGGACATAGAGAGGGAAGAGCAAACCATATCAAAGTTGTTTACAAAACCAACTGTATCCAAATTGGACGAGAAACAATCAGCTGTACTGAGATTAAGTAGACAAGAGTCACCATTATTGAACAAAGATAGAAACCCGCATGTAGTAAAATTGGATACAAAAGAGGCCTCCCCAATGAAAGTGGATAAGAAAGAACAAACTGTAACAAAAGTGAATACAAATCCTATTGTACAGCTTAGCAAAGTTATTTTGAATACTGACAATGCAAAATCTGGtggaaacaagaacaagaacagtGACAAGAACAAATACAGTGAggacgatgacgatgatgatgttgatgataCAACTAGTGATTCGAGTGGGTCATCGTCTCCTAATATTCGTGATCTGATCAATGAaattgatgaagatgatgacagtTCAGATGGAAGTTTCAAACCAGCGGAAGATGAAGTTGATGACGTAAAATTGAGTGCTATGTCTCAACTATTGGGCAGTGAAAGTTCTGATGAAAGCTTCTGTGGTGGCGATGAAGAAAATTCAGATGACGAGAGTGAAGAAGAGCAAGATCCAAGTGGACTCAATGAAGTGGAAGAAATTCAATGTGTACAAGAGGGGGAAAACAAGGAGGAAGGAATGGCTAATGCTGTGAATGAATCATTTGAGGAAGAAGACTCTGATGATTCAGATGGAGGCGGTGATGCCATGACCATTGGACAGTTGATACAATGCTTGAAAGAGAAG ccaAGAGATGAAGATGGAGAGCAG aATGAAGACAAGTTGTATTGCAGTGTATGTCTATGTGATGACAG CAATGAAGATGATGGGGAGATCATGCAATGTGACAACTGTGGTGTAACTATTCATGAAG CATGTTGTGGACAAGCAAGTAATGATGCTGATTCCGAAAGTGGGAAAAGCAATGACTCTGAATTTTCAACAGAACCATGGTTTTGTGATGCTTGCAGAGCAAACTGCACTCCT TCATGTGCGTTGTGTCCAACATCTAGTGGAGACTTCAAAGAAACATATGATGGCAG ATGGGTTCACACAGTCTGTGCCTTGTATACCCAAGATGTTGAATTTGGCTCAGTCGAGAAGCTAAGTCCGATAATATTGTCAAAGATTCCAGAAGCAAGATGGGACTCTAGA TTGTGTGATCTTTGCAATAAGTCGGTTGGAGTTGTTATTCGATGTGATGCTGGAATGTGCAAGTCACACTTTCATGTTACATG TGCTCAAAAGTTTGGACTGTTGACCGAGGCTCCTGCTCATGAG ATGGTTGCCGATCCATTTTATGCCAACTGTCGACAGCATTGTAACAAGGATAGTGCAAGCCAAAAG AAAAAGACTTACAAAAAGGCCATGCAATCTACTGCAAAGTTCTTGGAAAAAAGAGAAGTTGAAGGACAG ACACAAAGAGTGCTGTCAAGACTTGAACAAGCACGACGTGACTACAAACCTCCAACTCACAGTCGGACATTAG CGCATTTGTCTGCCACTTCTATGTATTATTTGAAGCCAACTCATGTCAAAAAGGAAGACGAATTTAAAGAAGTCAAACCAAGCTTCACTGTGGAGTTTGTGGAGTATTTCAACG AACGAGAGGATTACATCAAGAAGTCTGAGGATGAATGTGATGAATTGCAGAGAATCAAAGACTCGTTACGTCGTGAAGAGAAGGGATTGGAGGAAGTCATACAAAAG CTGGAATATAGATTGGATGAGATTAAAGAAGAAGGGCAACAATTATGGAAAGCTGGCATGAATCTTCATGAGATTCTTAACACTCTTGCTAAAGAG GATCGGCCAGTTCCCTCTGTGTTGGCTAGAGGAGCAGTTATTGACATACCTGTTGAGTCTGAACCACCCAAGGAACGGAGAAGCAGACCAAGTCGTCCACATAAAGAGGCTAAACATCCAGTGGAACCAGCTCAAGATTGTCACAG TTGCTGCGTGTGCAAATCAAGCAACGATCAGGAGCTATTAATTGAGTGTGATCAATGTCACAGCTGGTACCACCTGAATTGTCTTGATCCGCCGTTGAAGAAGATGCCTCCAAAGTCATCAAGATATGCATG GCATTGTCATAAGTGTGATAAAGAAAGTGATTTTTTTCTTCAACCAAATCGAGTCCAAGATTCATCTCAAACAAGCAGCAAACATGGTCGAGCCATTCGTTTGCCTGAAAAGTTTATCCCAACTGATGAGTTGCCAAAGAAG ACACCTCCGCAACCTGGCATTAAACGAAAGCGTGTAGCAAACGGAAAGTCAGCTGGGAGAAAAAAG GGCAGTGGTAATCAACCTCCtgcaaagaaagacaaaaaggAGCGAGATGTGAGAACAGAATGCTCAAAGTGTAGTAGACCTGGTGATAACTACACTTTAGTTAG aTGTGACACGTGTCGAAAGTGCTATCACTTCCAGTGTCTAGACCCACCTCGAAAG TCGTCTCCGAGGACATCAGGATATTGCTGGTATTGTGTCGATTGTATCCCAATG AGTTGTTCGGAAGACGAAAGCTGGGAGGTTCTAGATCGAGCTGAGAAAATGTTTAGGAAACTGACCGAGAGAGAGGGGAGTTTATCAGATGTTGGTGGGGACGATGATGAGTAG
- the LOC134195199 gene encoding catalase-like has translation MANRTKAQRQLEEFSQQQSKPSEMTTSEGIPVDDKLNVITVGARGPLLMQDHVFIDEMAHFDRERVPERVVHAKGAGAFGYFEVTHDITRYCKAKVFEKVGKRTPLAVRFSTVGGESGSADTVRDPRGFAVKLYTDDGIWDLVGNNTPIFFIRDPMLFPNFIHTQKRNPVTHLKDADMFWDFISLRPETTHQVSFLFSDRGIPDGYRHMNGYGSHTFKMVNAKGSPIYCKFHYKTDLGIKNLPVDRAAQLAGSDPDYGIRDLYNAIAEGRFPSWTLYIQVMTFEQAEHFPFNPFDLTKIWPHSDFPLIPVGKFVLDRNPTNYFAEVEQIGFSPANMVPGIEPSPDKMLQGRLFSYDDTHRHRIGPNFSQLLVNQSKSHVANYQRDGPMCYDGNQHGAPNYYPNSFSGPQDNRKYAQSRYSVSGDVARYNSADEDNFTQVGDYWRKVLSEKEKQRLVENIAGHLKDALEFIQRRAVSNFSQADPEYGRRISELLEEYRREGKAPSSL, from the exons ATGGCCAATCGTACAAAAGCACAGCGACAGCTGGAAGAGTTCTCCCAACAACAAAGCAAGCCTTCCGAGATGACAACGAGCGAGGGAATTCCCGTCGACGACAAACTGAATGTCATCACCGTCGGCGCCCGTGGCCCGCTCCTCATGCAAGATCACGTTTTCATCGACGAGATGGCGCATTTTGATAGAGAAAGAGTGCCAGAGAGAGTCGTGCACGCCAAGGGAGCGGGGGCGTTCGG CTACTTTGAAGTGACGCACGACATCACCCGGTATTGCAAAGCTAAGGTGTTCGAGAAAGTTGGCAAAC GGACGCCACTTGCTGTGAGATTCAGTACTGTGGGTGGAGAGTCTGGGAGTGCCGACACTGTTCGAGACCCAAGAGGATTTGCTGTCAAATTATACACGGAC GACGGAATTTGGGATCTGGTTGGTAACAACACGCCGATCTTTTTTATCCGTGACCCGATGCTTTTCCCAAACTTCATCCACACACAGAAGCGTAACCCGGTGACTCATCTGAAGGATGCTGACATGTTCTGGGATTTTATCTCATTGCGGCCAGAAACAACCCATCAAGTCTCCTTTCTTTTCAGTGATCGTGGCATTCCCGATGGATATCGACACATGAATGGTTATGGTAGTCACACATTCAAAATGGTCAACGCGAAAGGTTCACCAATCTACTGCAAGTTTCATTACAAAACTGATCTCGGTATCAAGAACTTGCCTGTTGACAGAGCAGCTCAACTTGCAGGGTCAGATCCAGATTACGGCATCAGGGATCTCTACAATGCTATTGCTGAAGGACGTTTTCCTTCCTGGACTCTCTACATACAAGTGATGACATTTGAGCAGGCTGAGCATTTCCCATTCAATCCATTTGATCTGACGAAAATATGGCCGCATAGTGATTTTCCTCTAATTCCAGTCGGGAAATTTGTCTTGGATCGTAACCCAACTAACTATTTTGCTGAAGTGGAGCAGATCGGTTTCTCTCCAGCCAACATGGTGCCTGGAATCGAACCGTCTCCAGACAAGATGCTTCAAGGTCGTTTGTTTTCCTATGATGACACTCATCGTCATCGCATCGGTCCCAACTTTTCACAGCTTCTGGTGAATCAGAGCAAAAGCCATGTGGCCAATTATCAACGAGATGGTCCCATGTGTTACGATGGCAATCAACACGGTGCACCCAACTACTACCCTAACAGCTTCAGTGGTCCGCAAGATAATCGAAAATATGCCCAATCCAGATATTCAGTCAGTGGTGATGTCGCACGCTACAATTCAGCCGACGAGGACAACTTCACTCAAGTGGGTGATTATTGGAGGAAAGTGTTGAGCGAGAAAGAGAAACAGCGTCTCGTTGAGAATATTGCTGGTCACTTGAAGGATGCCTTAGAGTTCATACAGAGGCGTGCTGTGAGCAATTTTAGTCAAGCTGATCCTGAATACGGACGTCGCATAAGCGAGTTGCTAGAAGAGTACAGGAGAGAAGGTAAAGCACCTTCATCTCTGTAG
- the LOC134195083 gene encoding eIF5-mimic protein 1-like has translation MSQKQLKPTLTGQRIRTRKRDEKEKYEPLTFRDSIIAGLNASGDLEKASKYLDGAASSLDYHRYAEVLFDVLIAGGMLAPGGGIVLECSEGQPHKTTMCLFDAEDSLEAVKEHVQLLNSLMRRYKYLQKNFEDEMNKVLQFLKGFTDEQRHKLALYTGLVISGGIAPASALCKLLSEHLVKPGLALTFMTNVLKTWLGEKDMTSVGGALKKAGLNSKLLEFLPGRQSFEAFEKHFTENKLPVVIGFQKSQQAALVRRELQSHIKEMLENEIPVEEMVADAKGQMQILALAEPDVIVLIWKVIMSSVEWNKKEEFVAEQALKHLKVYAPLFAAFSTQSRSELTLIVRIQEYCYENMNFMKVFQKIIMLLYKTDVLSEDCILKWYKDDHSPKGKSVFLAQMKKMVEWLQSAEEESSSGDEQ, from the exons ATGAGTCAAAAGCAACTGAAGCCGACGCTCACTGGACAGCGGATTCGGACCCGCAAACGAG ATGAAAAGGAGAAGTATGAACCTCTGACTTTTCGAGATTCAATTATTGCCGGCTTAAATGCAAGTGGGGATCTTGAGAAG GCCTCAAAGTATTTAGATGGAGCCGCTAGTTCACTGGACTATCATCGTTATGCCGAAGTGCTATTCGATGTTTTGATAGCTGGGGGCATGCTAG cTCCTGGTGGTGGTATTGTTCTCGAATGTAGTGAAGGTCAGCCTCACAAAACAaccatgtgtttgtttgacgCAGAAGACAGCTTGGAGGCAGTGAAAGAGCATGTTCAG CTCTTGAACTCCCTGATGCGTCGTTACAAGTACCTTCAGAAGAACTTTGAAGATGAGATGAACAAG GTTCTTCAGTTTCTGAAAGGATTCACAGACGAACAACGTCATAAGCTGGCATTGTATACAGGTCTTGTAATATCTGGTGGCATTGCTCCGGCGAGCGCTCTTTGCAAGTTGCTCAGTGAACATTTAGTCAAGCCCGGGTTGGCATTGACTTTCATGACGAACGTATTGAAAACGTGGCTGGGAGAGAAGGACATGACCAGTGTGGGTGGCGCTCTCAAAAAAGCTGGTCTAAACTCCAAGCTTCTC GAGTTTCTGCCTGGACGTCAGTCATTTGAAGCCTTCGAGAAACACTTCACCGAGAACAAGTTACCTGTTGTAATTGGCTTTCAG aaGTCGCAACAGGCAGCTCTGGTTCGTCGAGAGCTGCAGAGCCACATTAAAGAAATGCTCGAGAATGAAATTCCCGTGGAAGAG ATGGTAGCCGATGCGAAGGGACAAATGCAAATACTGGCATTGGCAGAACCAGATGTGATAGTACTC ATCTGGAAGGTGATCATGTCATCTGTAGAATGGAACAAGAAAGAGGAGTTTGTAGCTGAGCAAGCTTTGAAGCATCTGAAG GTGTATGCTCCCCTCTTTGCTGCTTTTTCAACACAGAGTCGGTCAGAATTGACTCTAATCGTCCGCATACAA GAGTATTGTTATGAGAATATGAACTTCATGAAGGTTTTCCAGAAGATCATAATGCTGCTGTACAAGA CTGACGTCTTGAGCGAGGACTGCATTTTGAAATGGTATAAGGATGACCACTCGCCGAAGGGAAAGAGTGTTTTTCTTGCTCAGATGAAGAAAATGGTCGAATGGCTGCAAAGTGCAGAGGAAG aatCGAGCTCAGGAGACGAGCAGTAG
- the LOC134194890 gene encoding 40-kDa huntingtin-associated protein-like: MNPNEDVLGAYRDITGRLKKRLFSKKISASQASEELSALGRRLNNQTAYPYAAFCSQAVARCEREAGNEQREVEAMTDAARRYMKSVKENRRLGMLSLQEDCVSSIQCYRSAISLYIAQGQQILAGSLAVEVADVVCCDLENFQQAVPFYRQAVELLGQNSSQLLCAMRKLASCYIKSNDLESALNCFTDIMDVVVKRNKLSGGSSDEAKVVELCSSFVDTMRWSEVSVIFLVLTLRPLGYSESKSKYAQVFDKYRNWDPLNPVLPVNYITDDLFMYLNAVILTAEAKDVLALRELQKELVPQLPVEQNHLLLVLLKSISQ; the protein is encoded by the exons ATGAATCCGAATGAGGACGTTCTTGGTGCGTATAGAGATATTACTGGAAGGCTCAAGAAGAGGCTCTTCTCCAAGAAAATCAGCGCCAGCCAGGCCAGCGAAGAGCTTTCAGCGCTCGGACGTCGCTTGAATAACCAGACGGCATACCCGTATGCTGCCTTCTGTAGTCAGGCAGTTGCACGTTGTGAGAGAGAGGCTGGAAATGAGCAGCGCGAAGTTGAGGCAATGACTGACGCAGCACGACGGTATATGAAGTCTGTTAAAGAAAATAGACGACTAGGAATGCTTAGTCTACAAGAG GATTGCGTGTCTTCAATTCAATGTTATAGGAGTGCTATATCGTTGTACATTGCTCAAGGACAACAGATCCTAGCAGGGTCACTGGCCGTTGAAGTTGCcgatgttgtttgttgtgaccTGGAAAATTTCCAGCAGGCAGTGCCATTTTACAGACAAGCTGTCGAGTTGCTCGGACAGAATTCTTCTCAATTACTCTGTGCGATGAGAAAGCTGGCTTCATGTTATATAAAGTCAA ACGATCTTGAAAGTGCACTCAATTGTTTCACTGACATAATGGATGTCGTCGTGAAACGAAACAAACTATCTGGTGGATCTTCTGATGAAGCCAAAGTTGTCGAATTGTGTAGTTCATTTGTTGACACAATGAGATGGTCCGAAGTATCAGTCATCTTCTTGGTTCTCACTCTGAGACCATTGGGTTACAGCGAATCGAAGTCCAAGTACGCACAAGTGTTTGACAAGTATCGAAACTGGGATCCTTTGAATCCCGTATTGCCAGTCAACTACATTACCGACGACTTGTTTATGTACCTGAATGCTGTCATCTTGACTGCTGAAGCAAAAGACGTTTTAGCACTCAGAGAACTTCAGAAAGAGCTTGTTCCTCAATTGCCGGTTGAACAAAATCATCTCTTGCTAGTACTTCTAAAATCGATTTCTCAATAA
- the LOC134195084 gene encoding uracil-DNA glycosylase-like: protein MECAGQRKISSFFTREPAKRVQSTDDFSSPAAKHSRLESEHNNMSLTPEQKQRLDQKRSEARRLLIQKKVPQGVGPSWEKILNAEFQKPYFSQLTKFVDDERSRCTVYPPAPQVYSWTQYCRPDEVKVVIFGQDPYPNDKQAHGLCFSVPHGVFVPRSLRNIYKELASDIDGFKIPQHGHLVGWAKQGVLLLNTCLTVRAQASDSHKSKGWEQLTDCVVQWLNKNCSGLVFMLWGANAQKKGAAIDKKKHLVLKAPHPSPLSADRGFFGCCHFSKANQYLTGRGETPIDWNDLN, encoded by the exons ATGGAGTGTGCTGGTCAGCGGAAGATATCCTCGTTTTTTACTCGAGAGCCTGCTAAACGAGTTCAATCAACAGATGATTTCTCATCTCCTGCAGCGAAGCATTCCAGACTAGAGAGCGAGCACAACAACATGTCACTGACGCCAGAACAGAAACAACGATTAGACCAAAAGAGGTCAGAAGCTAGGCGACTTCTAATACAGAAGAAAGTGCCGCAAGGAGTTGGACCGAGCTGGGAAAAGATTCTCAACGCTGAATTTCAGAAACCATACTTTAGCCAG CTGACAAAATTTGTAGATGACGAAAGATCTCGTTGTACTGTTTATCCACCAg CACCTCAAGTTTACAGTTGGACCCAATATTGTCGACCAGATGAg GTTAAAGTGGTGATTTTCGGTCAGGATCCATATCCTAATGATAAGCAAGCTCATG GGCTTTGCTTTAGTGTTCCGCATGGTGTTTTTGTACCAAGAAg TCTGAGAAATATATACAAAGAGTTAGCAAGTGATATAGATGGATTCAAAATTCCTCAACATGGTCATTTGGTTGGATGGGCAAAACAAG GTGTTCTTCTTCTCAATACATGTCTTACTGTTAGAGCTCAAGCGTCTGACTCGCACAAAAGCAAG GGATGGGAGCAGCTCACTGATTGTGTTGTTCAATGGTTGAACAAGAATTGTTCTGGACTTGTCTTTATGCTATGGGGAGCAAATGCTCAAAAGAAAGGTGCAGCCATTGACAAG AAGAAGCATTTAGTGTTAAAGGCACCGCATCCATCACCACTATCTGCTGACAGAGGTTTCTTTGGCTGTTGCCATTTCTCTAAGGCAAACCAGTATTTGACAGGCAGAGGAGAGACGCCAATCGACTGGAATGATCTTAATTAG